The DNA sequence ACGGAACATGGAGAAATCAATCTTTGGATTGAGCGGCATCTTGGCGAACATCTCGGCTTCGGACTCAGTCAGCGTTTTCCAACCATATTTGTTGTGATCATCGCCGCCGAGCGCATGCCCGGCCTGCATCCGCCGTTCCCGTTCGCCGATCTCCTTGTCTTTACGAGCTTCCGTAATGTAATCGCCGCGTAGGGATTGGAACCGTTCACCTCGCGAGTCCTTGATGCCCGCCTTGTCGTAAAGGCGTCGCATATAAGTCGACGCCGATTTTGCCGGATCAGCGAGTTTCATAAGCTGAGGAAACAGGAACTGGTCGCCTTGTCTCCGGGCCCATTCGACATAACCGATTTCGATCAGAAAATTATGAAGTACAAAATACCGACCGCTTTCCGTCGTTTTGATCGGTCGTCGGACCCACTTCCCACCGACCATTACAATTCCCTCCACCTCTGCTACGCAGATTCCGTCGAACTTATCCGTGATGTCGTTCCCGATCAGATGAGTGAGCAAACCTAAACGACGGCTAGTCAGCAACCCCAGCAGAGGCAACATGACATCATCGATGTAAGGCGATTGAACACATGTCTGGAAGAGCCTTGTCAGCTTCTTGGTTGATATCGGCTCCGCGGAAATCGCATCCAGGGCATCTTTGGAATATTTGAGCGCTACGTTCTTGACTGGATTGTCGAAGGAATGTTGCGCGGCAGCATAGCTGAACACGGGCTTGATGACCCCCATATATCCATTCTGCAATGTATTCTTGGCAATCCGCCCCTTGCTAAAGCCTCGGTTGCTGTCGATAACCTCTCTTGCTGTAAGGTGTGAAGGCCGGTCCTTGTCTCTTGGGGGCCAGAATTTCATGAGATTGATGAACGCTTGAAGATCGGTTGGCGTGTACCTATCGATCGGATGATCGCCGATCAATTCCACAAATAGACTCAAACGCATCTCCGCCGTCTTGATGTCTTTGCTGGCCTTTACCATGGCGTTGACCCGTTGCGCGAGATACTGACTTGCAGCAGTGCTGAACAATGGTTTGTCGGACAGATCGCGTTCCACATATCGCCGATCCTTGTCGGCCTCCGTTTCAACATTGGCACTGACAAGCCCGACCCTCGCACTGATCTTGCCTTTCGAAGGCGAGCCGCTCTCAGGTGACAACGTCAAAAGAGATGCGGGATCATCGTTGGCTCTCTCGACCAATCGTCTGGCCAGCAGTTCGGCGTGATCTCCGAGCTCCTTGTTATACGCTTCGCCTGCATCCTTGCGCGCCTTCTCTTGCGCAATCCGCACAAGCCCCCGCATCATCGCGAAGTTGCTTTCCTCTTCAGCAGTTGGCGGAGGAGGAGGTTTGCTAATGTCATAGAGAGCGGATTTGAGGCCCATCGTCACGGCCTGCCACGCCCGGGTGCCTTTGTCATCCTCATCGATTCCATCGAAGTCGCCACCAAGCATGTCTTCCATCAGCGGCCAGAACCCGGTCTCGTCATCATTCGCTTTGGACATCGCAATCTCGATCCGTTCAAATTTCTCACGTGCGATCGCGGCCAGCTTGTCGGCAATCCTGCGGGCTTCCGGTTTCGGTATAACGCCGAGGCCAATCCGGATGGGACGCTTCACGTCGCCAGCGATCGTTTTGGGCAGTCGCATCTGAAACATATAGGCCGAACCGGTTTTAATCAGGTAAAGGCCCGGCGACGAGCGTGGGCGACCTGTCCTGCCCTGCTTCGCGGAAATTATTTCCGCGTTTTCGGATGATACTCCCGACGATACATGGAACGATACATTTTGAGTGTCTGCCATTGGAAACGGCCCTTGATTTGGGCGGCCCGTTTCAATTAAAGCTTATCTATCAAAAAGTTAGGAGATTCCGCATTTGGTGCCCCGAAAGGCGTGGCGGAGAGGGTGGGATTCGAACCCACGAGACGGTTCCCCGCCTACACACTTTCCAGGCGTGCGCCTTCGACCACTCGGCCACCTCTCCGCATATCCGTCTGACGGGCAAGTACCCGGCCATGCCGCCCGCTGTCAAGGCGGTCGCCCTGCCGGAAAATTGACTGGCAAAATGCGCCAAAAATTCCCGGTCCGGATCGGGCGGCACTATAGCCAAGACGCTTTGCTTGGCAACCGCTATTTGGCTTGGGTCTCCACATTGTCGGACTTGCGGTGCCGCTCAGCGCAAAATCGCCCTAGGCCAGCCGCAAAAACCGGCCCCGGGTGGTGATTTCCGACGTCCACCGGCTGCCTTGCATGCAATTATACACCCATCCGATGAAGGTGGAGAACTTGCCATTGCGTCAGAGTTGTCCGGGCTTTATGTCACGTAGGCCGCATATTCGCCGCGCATCTCCGCTGTGGCGGCAATCGTGCAGTCGGGGCTCATGTCTTTCCGGAGGGTTGCATGCGATTTATCGCACGGGTGTTCAGCCTGATTTTCCTAGTGTTCGCCGTCATCGCCGGGATGGTCGACGCCATCCAGTCGGTGGCTGCCGGCCAGCCGGTTCTGACGCCAATGATCGAGTCCTGGACGGCCAACAGCCCCGACACACTGGCGCTGGTTGCGGGCATGTTCGACACCTACCTGCCTGGGTGGGTCTGGGATCCGGGTGCAGTCTGGTTGTTGTCGCAACCGGCATTCGCGGTTTTCCTGCTGTTCTCGCTGATCTTCTATCTGATCGGGTATCGCCGCACCAAGCCCGCCGGCCGCTTCGCGGCCTGACCGGCAAATCAGCTCACCCGGACTGAGTGCCCGGCTTTTGCGGCACCGGCTCAGACGAGCCCGGTTTGCAGGCAAGTCAGGTGACGTAACGGCAATCGGTTTCCACTGCGGGCAAGGCAAATCGGCGTTGGATTTTTGCACAAAGCCATGCAAGGATGCGCTCTTCCGGCCCCGCAAAGCCGGCAAAATTCCGCAGGTCTGCCCGCAAGGGCATGCGGGAGGACCCTTAAAGATCAACAAGTAACCTATAGGGCTGCACACAATGAAACGCACGCTTTTGAGCATCCTCGCTATGGCCGCCATGTCCGCGACCGCCATGGCCGCCGACATCAAGCCGGCAATCATCTACGACCTCGGCGGCAAGTTCGACAAATCCTTCAACGAGGCTGCCTATGGTGGCGCCGAGAAATTCAAGACCGAAACCGGCATTGAATATCGCGATTTCGAAATTGCCAATGACGCCCAGCGCGAACAGGCGCTGCGCCGCTTTGCCAAGGACGGCAACAACCCGATCGTCATGGCCGGTTTCTCCTGGGGCTCTGCGCTCGAAAAGATCGCCCCGGAATATCCGGATATCAATTTTGCCATCATCGACATGGTGGTGGACGCGCCAAATGTGCGCTCCGTGGTCTACAAGGAACAGGAAGGCTCCTACCTGGTCGGCGTGATGGCCGCCAAGGCATCCGAGACCGGCACTGTCAGCTTCATCGGCGGCATGGACATTCCGCTGATCCGCAAGTTCGCTTGCGGCTACAAGGGCGGCGTGATGGCCACCAATGCCGACGCCAAGGTTCTTGAAGCCATGACCGGCCCGACACCGGACGCCTGGAATGATCCGGTCAAGGGTGGCGAGATCACCAAGTCGCAGATCGATCAGGGCTCCGACGTGGTCTATGCAGCAGCCGGCGGCACCGGTATCGGTGTGCTTCAGGCTGCGGCTGATGCCGGCAAGCTCGGCATCGGTGTCGATTCCAACCAGAACGGCCTGCAGCCCGGCAAGGTTCTGACCTCCATGGTCAAGCGCGTCGATGTGGCTGTCTACAATGCCTTCATGGATGCCAAGAATGACTCGTTCTCCTATGGCTTCAGCTCGCTGGGTCTCGCCGAAGGCGGCGTTGATTATGCCATGGACGACAACAATGCTCCCTTGGTCTCCGATGAGATGAAGGCCGCAGTGGAAACCGCCAAGGCCGACATCATTTCGGGCAAGGTCACGGTTCACGACTATATGTCCGACAACGCCTGCCCTTACTGAGGCATCTGACGGTCTTCGGGCCGGTTCAACAATTCAAGCGGCCGGGCAACACTTGCCCGGCCGTTTTCTTGCGCAGTCCGGTTTTCTTGCGGTATAGCCCGTTTCACACTCACAGGGATGAATCGAACATGGCTGATATCCGTACCCACAAGGGCGATATTTCCGACGCGGCGATGGCGCTTTACAGCGGCGACATCGCGGTTGACACCGAGACCCTTGGGCTGGTGCCGCGCCGCGACCGGCTTTGCGTCGTGCAGCTGTCGCCCGGTGACGGTTCTGCCGATGTGATCCAGATCGCTGCGGGTCAAACCCGCGCCCCCAATCTGGTGGCCCTGCTTTCCGATCGCACCAAGCGCAAGCTGTTCCACTATGGCCGTTTTGACATTGCCGTGCTGTTCAACGCGCTGGACGTGACATCAACGCCGGTGTTCTGCACCAAGATCGCCTCGCGGCTGACCCGCACCTATACCGACCGTCACGGCCTCAAGGACATCACCAGAGAGCTTCTGGGCGTCGAGCTGTCCAAGCACCAGCAATCGTCTGACTGGGCCGCAGAGACGCTGACAGCGGCACAGCTGGACTATGCGGCTTCCGATGTGCTGCATCTGCATGCACTGACCGAGAAGCTGACCGCCCGGCTGGTCCGCGACGGGCGCGAAGCCCATGCCGAGGCCTGCTTCAAATTCCTGCCCACCCGCGCCAAGCTGGACCTGCTGGGTTGGGGTGAAACCGACATTTTCGCCCATAGCTAAGCGGGTTGAACGGCTCAGCCTGTGTCCGGCAATGCGTGGACATGCAAAAGCAGTCCCGCGCGAAAATTTTCGCCGGGGTGGAGCAGGTAATCAGTCCGGAGGGCCGCACGCGGGCTTTGCCTTACGGAAATGAGTATATGGGTGGCGCAGCGCGCGCGCGGCCCGAATTTCGCCGGATGATGTCCGCATCCGACAGGCGGCACCTCGCATTCCCGGGAGTGGCTTATCCACCAGGCCCCCGCCCGGATTGCTCCGGCCACGATCAGGACAGATCGCGGGAGATGGTTTTCGTGGTCCGGCACGTCTTTCGGGTCAAAAGACCAAAAATCCGCCACAGGCCCGTTCCGGTGTCTCATCCGCAATCCCGCCTGCCCTGGGGCAAGGCATGGATGCTCGACCGGCCCGGTGGCTGGCTTGGCCCGTATGGTGAACCGGCTGCCAGCGGAGCCACGATGGTCACCGCCTCCTTGCGGATGCTGCCGCACGTTACGGCAAAGCCCGAAAGGTATCCCTCCCACCTGAACCGAAGCGTTCGCGATCCATCCGGCAGCGGGAGTACGGTGATGATGTCACGGGTTAGGAGGGTGTGGAAAAGATGGCGGATATCATTGACGGAGTTGGCGCGGCGCTTTTACCGATTGTCGTCATGCCGGACCCCGATCCGGCATCCAGCGGGCGAGCGTCCGCGAGCCGGTAAACTCTTGCGCTCTCACGGTTTTTGGCGGGAACCCCTCCCGCGTCCGCAGAAGCGGACGCAGCGGGATCCCGGATCAAGTCCGGGATGACGGTGGGGAGGGAGTGGCGTTCGATCATAGCTCTTTATCCCCGACAATTCGCGAACCCGATCTCCCCCCTTGGTGGGGGAGAAAGCAAAATCATGACCTTGGCTTTGGCTAAGTCATAGATTTTGCAAGAGAGGGGGCTGGTTTTGGTGTGCGGAATTTCCCCCTCACCTGAAAAATCTATGACTTGGCGCTGCGCACCAAGATCATGATTTTTCTTCCTCTCCCACCAGGGGAGAGGGGAAACGTTGCAAACAAAAAACCCGCCGGATTGCTCCGGCGGGTTCGTGTCTTTCGAAATCAGATCCGAGAAGGATCAGTCTTCGCTGTTCTGCTTCTTCAGGGCTGCGCCCAGAATGTCGCCGAGCGAAGCGCCCGAGTCGGACGAGCCGAACTGTGCGACTGCCTGCTTCTCTTCGGCGATTTCCAGCGCCTTGATCGACAGACCGACCTTGCGGTCCTTCTTGGAGAAGTTGGTCACGCGGGCGTCGACTGTCTGGCCGACCGAGAAACGCTCAGGGCGCTGCTCGTCACGGTCACGCGACAGGTCCGAGCGGCGGATGAACGAAGACAGGTCTTCGTGATCAACCAGAACCACTTCGAGACCGCCGTCGGTGATCGCTGTCACCTTGGCAGAGACGATAGCGTTCTTGCGCAAATCGCCCGAAGCGGCGGCGTCGCCGATCGAGTCCTTGCCAAGCTGCTTGATGCCCAGCGAGATGCGTTCCTTGTCGACATCGACGTCGAGCACGACGGCCTTGACCATGTCGCCCTTGTTGAACTCCTCGATGACCTGTTCGCCTGGACGGTTCCAATCGAGGTCGGAGAGGTGAACCATGCCGTCGACGTCGCCGTCGAGGCCGATGAACAGGCCGAATTCGGTCTTGTTCTTGACTTCGCCTTCGACTTCGGTGCCGGCAGGATGGGTCTGAGCGAACACTTCCCAAGGATTCTCAAGCGTCTGCTTGAGGCCGAGCGAGATGCGGCGCTTGTTCGGGTCGACTTCGAGAACGACCACGTCAACTTCCTGCGTTGTCGACAGGATTTTGCCGGGATGCACGTTCTTCTTGGTCCAGGACATTTCCGAAACGTGGATTAGGCCTTCGATGCCTGGCTCCAGTTCGACGAATGCGCCGTAGTCGGTGATGTTGGTGACAGTACCGGTGATGCGCTTGCCGGCAGGGTACTTGACGCCGATACCATCCCACGGATCGCTTTCCAGCTGCTTCATGCCCAGCGAGATGCGGTGTGTGTCCTGGTTGATCCGGATGATCTGGACCTTGACGGTCTGACCGATCGACAGGATCTCGGACGGATGGTTGACGCGGCGCCATGCCATGTCGGTGACGTGCAGCAGGCCGTCGATGCCGCCAAGATCAACGAACGCACCATAATCGGTGATGTTCTTGACCATGCCTTCAACGGTCTGGCCTTCTTCGAGGTTCTGCACGATTTCCGAACGCTGTTCGGCACGGCTCTCTTCGAGAACGGTACGGCGCGAGACAACGATGTTGCCGCGGCGCTTGTCCATCTTGAGGATTTCGAAAGGCTGCGTGATGTGCATCAGCGGCGAGACGTCGCGGATCGGGCGGATGTCCACCTGGCTGCGCGGCAGGAAGGCCACGGCGCCGTCCAGATCGACGGTGAAGCCGCCCTTGACCTGGTTGAAGATGACACCTTCAACACGCTCCTGCGCATTGAATTTTTCTTCGAGACGGATCCAGCTTTCCTCGCGGCGAGCTTTTTCGCGCGACAGCATGGCTTCGCCCAGCGCATTTTCGATGCGTTCGACATAGACTTCGACTTCGTCGCCGACCTTGAGCGAGCCGTCCTTCGACTTGGCGCCGAATTCCTTCAGCGGCACGCGGCCTTCGACCTTGAGACCGACGTCGATGATGGCGACGTCCTTCTCGATGGCGATGACGATACCCTTGGCGACATAGCCTTCGGCGAGGTCCTGCGTGGCAAGCGATTCGGCAAACAGCGATGCGAATTCGTCTGTCATGGATTCAGTGTTAGGCATGAATTCTCCTGGCGACCGCGTAATCATGGTGCGGTCGGATGCGCCTGGTTGGTGTTGGTCGGACCGGCGATGCCTGTCTGCCCCTGACCTTTACAAGGCGGGACAAATACGGCGCGGGACAAGCTCGCTGGTGTTAGTTCAATGTTCGAGCGCAGCATCCACAAGGATACGGGCGGCTTCGAACGCGGTTTCTATACTCATTTTGGTTGTATCTAGCAAGTGCGCATCCGAAGCCGGGCGAAGCGGCGAATCAGCGCGCTCCGCATCGCGCGCATCCCGCTTGATGATGTCGGCAAGAATCCCGTCCAGATCGGCGCTGCCGCCATTTGCGGTGATTTCGTCGTGGCGGCGGCGAGCGCGGACTTCCGGGCTGGCCGTGACGTAGAATTTGATCAGCGCATTGGGGCACACCACCGTGCCGATATCGCGGCCATCGAGCACCGAACCTGGCGGTGTCGCGGCAAAGACCCGCTGGGCTTCGACCAAGGCGCGGCGCACTTTCGGCATCACCGCCACTTTTGATGCTGCCTCGCCGATCTCATGGGCTGACAGCACCGAACGGTCGAGACGCCCGAGATCGAGCGTGCGGGCGATCTCGGCAGCCATGTCCTCGTCATCGAGCGGCAGGCCGCGATCCAGCAGCGCCTTGGCGGTGGCGCGATAGGTCAGGCCGGTATCAAGGTGACTGAGGCGGTAATGGCTTGCCAGCAGACGCGACAGCGTGCCTTTTCCGGCAGCCGCCGGTCCATCGACCGCAATGACAATCTGCGAAACCTGTTCAGTCATTCCGGATGCCTCATGTCTGTGAAAGTTTGCCGTAGAGGGCGACCAGATCGGCCATCTGATCCTCGTCGTTCTCCATCAGTCCGGCATGAACGCCGCGCCGGTCGGCTTCCGGACGGTTCTGGCTGACTTTCCACTTGCCGGTCAACTGCGCGGGGCTGATCTCGATGCCGACAATGCCGCGCAACTGCGCTGCCACGAATGTCTCCGGTGCGTCACTGACCTTCCAGGGGTCTGGGCGCTCTGCCTCGTGACGCGCGGTCAGTTTGGACACCTGCTGGCCGAGCCAGTCCGGTCCCTCTTGCACTGTGGCCGTGCCGCGTCCTTGAACCATGGCATAGTTCCAGGTCGGCACCACCTTGCCATGCTCGGCCTTGGCCGCATACCAGGACGGCGTCACATAGGTATCGACACCTTGGAACACCACCAGCACATCGGCGCCGTCCCTGATGTGCCGCCATTGCTCATTGGCCTTGGAGACATGGGCGCGAAGCGTGGTGACGCCGTCTTTTTCAGAGACCAGGAACGGCACCGGGTTTGCCAGCATGCCGGACGGCGAGGTCGAGATCAGCAGGCCGAGCGGATGCGCGGTGATCAGCGCCCGCATGACGGCCTCTTCGGTTTCGGCAAAATGTGGCGGCAGATACATTGGGCCTACTCCTCGGTTGAAAACGGCGCGCACCGGGCAGCCTGTACATCAGGGCCGGATCTGCGGCGGCTCATTTGCGCTCAATACCCACCGTGACATCATCGAGATGCCGGTAGGGTTCGCGGGCAAACAGGGTGTCATCGTCAAGCCAGGCCAAAAGCATGTCGAAGGAATCGACGCCCCAGAACACTTCATGCCCCGATGCGGTGGCGCAGACAAAGCTCGGCACGCCGAAAACGCCGCGGGCGATCGCCTGCTCGGTGTTGGCTCTCAGTGCCGCCTTGGCGGCGTCGTCACCGGCAAGCGCCAGCGGAATGCCGACTGTTTCGGCAAAACCCGCCAGTTCCGCATCGGTATCGGGCGCCCGGCCCTGTTCGAACACGAAGCCAAACGCGCGCCTGACCGTGTCGAGATCGGCATTGGCGCCTGCCAGCAGCCGCAGCGCTTTCAGCGGATTGAACGGATGGCGCGGCGGAAACCGGATATCGACGCCATGCTGTTGCCCTAAAAACACCGACTGCCGGTAGGTGTGGAGCCGCTTGGCGGAAATTTCGGCCGGTCCGCGCTGGCCCCAATGATTGAGAATTGCCCCGAGCAGCACCGGAACCGGCCGTACCGTCACATCCGCCGGCAATTCATTCAGCCGTGCCAGCGCCACATGCGCGAAGGGCGAAATCAGGTCGTAGTAAAAATCGATGGTTCTGGAGGTCATATCTCAATCATCTCCGCGCCCATGCCGGCCATCATGGTCATGAATTCGGGAAAATGGCTGGCGATGCTCGAGGCATCATCAATGGTGACCGGATGCTCGCTGGCAAGCCCCATGACAAGAAAGCTCATGGCGATGCGGTGATCAAGCCCGGTGGCGGTGATCATGCCGCTGGACACCGCACCCAGCCCCTTGCCATCGGGGCGGCCGCGCACCGACAGCCCGTCGGGACCTTCACTACAGTCGACGCCGTTGAGTTTCAGGCCGCGCGCAAGGGCGGTGAGCCTGGCGCCTTGCCGGGCCGGCAAATCTCCAAGCCCCGGCATCCGGGTCTCGCCGCTGGCAAAGCTCGCGGCAATGGCCAGCGCCGGATACTCGTCGATCATCGAAGCCGCACGCTCCGCCGGCACGGTGAGGCCGGTCAGTTGCGAGGCGCGGACCCGCAGATCGGCGACCTCTTCGCCACCGTTCTGACGCGGGGCAAGACTCTCTATATCTGCGCCCATCTCCTGCAGCGTCAGGATCAGGCCGGTGCGCGCCGGGTTCATCAGCACATTTTCGATGGTGATGTCGGAGCCCGGCACGATCAGCGCCGCCACCAGCGCGTAGGCCGCGAGCGATGGATCGCCGGGCACGTCGATTGTCTGTCCATAAAGTGCGCTGCGGCCTTCGAGACGAATGGTCCGCACAGCATCCGCTCCAGTTTCAACGCTGAGCTCCGCGCCGAAACCGGCAAGCATTTTTTCGCAATGGTCTGGCGTCGGGACAGTCTCGATCACACTGGTGATGCCGGGGGTATTGAGTCCTGCCAGCAGGATCGCCGATTTGACCGCGGCCGAGGCCATCGGCACCGGGTAGCTGATCGACGCAGGCGCCTGCGGTCCGCGCAACGTCACCGGCAAAAGGTCACCGGCTTCCGAGCTGACCTGAACCCCGATCTGCCGCAACGGGTCGAGAACGCTTCCCATCGACTGGCGCGACAGGGTCACGTCACCGACGAATGTGGTTTCGAAATCATAGGGGCCGACAAGCCCCATGATCAGCCGGCAGACAGTGCCGGCGTGGCCGAAATCAAGTGGTGCTTCCGGTGCGAGCAGGCAACCATTGCCGACGCCGCTGATGATCCACAGTTTACCATCGCGGCGGATCGTGGCGCCCATGGCCTGCATCGCGGTGCAGGCCGCGCGTACATCGGCGCTTTCGAGCAGGCCGGTGATCCGGGTTTCGCCCCGGGCGAGGCCGCCCAATATGACACAGTGCCGGGAAATTGATGCATCGCCGGGAATGCGAATGCTGCCCCTGAGCGCGGCGCTTGTTGAGGCGCGGGCTGGACGAAGGGGTGCTGCAGCGTGGCCCATGGGCAGTTTTCCGGCTGTTTTGGTCGGGACAGGCCGGAGATCCGGCGCCTGTGCCCGGCTGATTAGCACAGGCTTGAGGCGGGCGTCATCCGGATTGGTTGAATATTTGGTGAGAATGGCTTTGACAGCCGCGTTCAACATCATTATGGGGTCCGGACCCGCCGAACCGGGAAGTCAGGCACTCGAGCCTTGTCCTTCCTACCATTTCAAGAGGCTTCGACTGTGGCAAAACCGGAACTTGGAACAAAACGCGTTTGCCCCGAAACCGGACGCAAATTCTACGATCTCAAAAAAGATCCAATCGTTTCGCCCTATACGGGCAAGACATATCCGATTTCATTCTTCGAGGAGACGGCAAAAGTAGCCGTCATGGCGAAGGCGAAAGCGGAAAAGAAAACCGACGACGACGATGATGATGATGTACCGGAGGTCGAGGCAGAATCGGCTGACGTGGAAATCGTTTCGCTTGAGGAAGCCGACGAGGCGACCAAGAAGACCGGCAAGTCTGATGATACTGCCGACATCGACGACGACGATGATGTTGAAATCGACGATGACGACGATGACGACACATTTCTTCCCGATGACGATGATGACGATGACGACGACGTCAAGGATATCATCGGCGTCAGTGACGATGACGACGATCAGTAAGTGAAGTTCAGTCGCGGCCTGGAAAACTCTTTTTTCCGAAACTGCAAAATGGATTGAAATTTCATCTTGATCTTGTGCGGCTGCAGACGTATGAAGCCGCACTTGCCAACCACTGATAAGTGGTTGGCCACTCGCAAGGATTGAAGCCTACCCTCAATCCTTCGCGTCCCGGGGCCATAGCTCAGCTGGGAGAGCGCCTGCATGGCATGCAGGAGGTCAGCGGTTCGATCCCGCTTGGCTCCACCATTTCTTCCCAAGACCCTTGAAAACCCAAGGCGCTGCTGCGAAAGCGGGCGGTTGGCAGCTTCGATGCAATCAGTACGGCGCTCGGCGAAATCGTCAGCCTCTTGTGTCGCATCGACTGTCGAATTTTCTTCAAAGCAGCAGGCTGTGGCGCACAAGAGATGCGACACGCCTTGATGTCTGCAAGGCTTGATCCCGGCATCAGTGAAAAGTCGAGACCTTTCCGCATTCGAACATGCACTGAAACTTGGAGCCCTCGCGCCAGCACCCCGCCCAGCCGCGCCAGGCATTTGTGTCTCGCAGATCGGCCTTGCAGAGCCTGGTCATGCAGGACCAGTCATTGACGCCACAGCCTCTGGTGCTGCCGTTGCCGATGACGCGCAGTGTCGTATAGTTATAGCGATTGGCCGTGGGGGGCGTTGGCGCATTGGCGTTCTTGGCCATTTCAATGGCAAATTCCACGCCGAGTTTTGCGAAGCGCTCCTGATGCCGCCCGCTCGAATCCTGATTGGTGATCAGATCATCCGGCGAGTGAATGGTACGGTTGTAATCGGCAAAGGCCGATTCAAACGGGAATGCCGATGGAAAGCCCTTGCGGGTCCACGACGCGTGGTCCGAACAGGCATAGCCGCACTGGGTTTCGCCCCAGGTGATGGCGTGGGCACCACTGCTATTGTATTCGGCGATCAGCCGCTTGAGAAACGCGGTCGCATTCGGGTTCACAAAGTCGGTGACGAAATACATGTTCTTCGACGACCCCGCAAATCCGGTCATGTCGAACTGAAGAACGCCATTGACGGTCGAGTTGTTGGCCTCGAATGCCGTGGCGATATCGCCCGATCCGCGCAAGCCGACTTCCTCGGCGGCATAGGCCATGAATTTGATGGTGCGTTTTGGCCGGAAATTGATGTCGGTCAGCACCTTCAGGACTTCCGACACCACGGCGATGCCCGATGCATTGTCGTCGGCGCCCGGCGCGTCGTTGGTGTCGCCGCCGTTGATGGAATCAAGATGCCCGCCAATGACCACGATTTCGTCGGGATGGACCGCACCACGGATTGTGGCGATGACCGAATCCTGTGCCCAGGCGTGATTGATCCGCTCGATGGAAAAATCGCTCCGCCCCGCACCATAGCCTGTCCAGAGATTGGCAACCGTTGTTGCCGCCTGCGCGCCCTGTGCTGCCTGATAATAGCGCGTGCCCAGGTTCTGCAAGGTTTGCACTGTCGAGGTGATCCGGGTGCGGTTGACCTGCGCAAGTGCCTGATTGACGCTTTGCGCTTCGGTCAATTGAGCTGGAAACACGCCCTCGGGCCAGACATAGCCGGGCTGATAGATCGGGTTGTCCCGCTCGGCCAGTGCGGCGTCGAGGCTGGGGTGAACCGTGTAACCGCCACATCGGCGGAAATTCTCGTGCATCATCGTATGCAGATCGCCGATCAGGCTTGAATTGATCCGGGCCACGGTGAGACCGTTTCTCTGTCCAAGCGACGTGAACCCTGGCTCTTCAGGCCCTGAAAGTTGCGCGGCGAGCGAACCCTGCAGGACACCTGCGGCATCGCTGCCCAGAACGATCCATTGATCGCCTTGCTGAGCAGCAGCCGAAGAAATGCCAGCGGCGATAAAGCCTGCGGTCATGAGCGACAGGAGCTGTTTCATGGAAATTCTCCTCAAACAAATGTGACGTTCAGCGTCTGTTGTCGGGACGCAGGCACGGTCACTGGAAACGGGGTTGGTTCTGGAACAACGGGCCCGGTGGAGGATCCGGGCCCGTTCACGGCTAACAGGGTTCAGAACATGTTCCTGATCTGGCCGCATTCGAAGTTGCAGGTGTAGCTGCTGCCTTCTTTCCAGCAACCGGCCCAACCACGCCAGGCGCTCTGACTTCTCAGATCAGCCTTGCAGAGATTGGTCATGCAGTTCCAATCATAGGCTCCACAACCGCGCGAAGCGCTGCTCGAGATGATCCTCAACGTGGTGTAGAGGTAGCGTTTGGCAGTGGGCGT is a window from the Hoeflea sp. IMCC20628 genome containing:
- the aroA gene encoding 3-phosphoshikimate 1-carboxyvinyltransferase; translated protein: MGHAAAPLRPARASTSAALRGSIRIPGDASISRHCVILGGLARGETRITGLLESADVRAACTAMQAMGATIRRDGKLWIISGVGNGCLLAPEAPLDFGHAGTVCRLIMGLVGPYDFETTFVGDVTLSRQSMGSVLDPLRQIGVQVSSEAGDLLPVTLRGPQAPASISYPVPMASAAVKSAILLAGLNTPGITSVIETVPTPDHCEKMLAGFGAELSVETGADAVRTIRLEGRSALYGQTIDVPGDPSLAAYALVAALIVPGSDITIENVLMNPARTGLILTLQEMGADIESLAPRQNGGEEVADLRVRASQLTGLTVPAERAASMIDEYPALAIAASFASGETRMPGLGDLPARQGARLTALARGLKLNGVDCSEGPDGLSVRGRPDGKGLGAVSSGMITATGLDHRIAMSFLVMGLASEHPVTIDDASSIASHFPEFMTMMAGMGAEMIEI
- a CDS encoding TIGR02300 family protein; the protein is MAKPELGTKRVCPETGRKFYDLKKDPIVSPYTGKTYPISFFEETAKVAVMAKAKAEKKTDDDDDDDVPEVEAESADVEIVSLEEADEATKKTGKSDDTADIDDDDDVEIDDDDDDDTFLPDDDDDDDDDVKDIIGVSDDDDDQ
- a CDS encoding M20/M25/M40 family metallo-hydrolase, with protein sequence MKQLLSLMTAGFIAAGISSAAAQQGDQWIVLGSDAAGVLQGSLAAQLSGPEEPGFTSLGQRNGLTVARINSSLIGDLHTMMHENFRRCGGYTVHPSLDAALAERDNPIYQPGYVWPEGVFPAQLTEAQSVNQALAQVNRTRITSTVQTLQNLGTRYYQAAQGAQAATTVANLWTGYGAGRSDFSIERINHAWAQDSVIATIRGAVHPDEIVVIGGHLDSINGGDTNDAPGADDNASGIAVVSEVLKVLTDINFRPKRTIKFMAYAAEEVGLRGSGDIATAFEANNSTVNGVLQFDMTGFAGSSKNMYFVTDFVNPNATAFLKRLIAEYNSSGAHAITWGETQCGYACSDHASWTRKGFPSAFPFESAFADYNRTIHSPDDLITNQDSSGRHQERFAKLGVEFAIEMAKNANAPTPPTANRYNYTTLRVIGNGSTRGCGVNDWSCMTRLCKADLRDTNAWRGWAGCWREGSKFQCMFECGKVSTFH